The genomic interval ACACGACATTGTCCAGGCGGCTCTCGAGCAGCTGGAGCAACGTCTCGCCCGTCACCCCGCGACGGCGAGCGGCCTCCTCGTAATAACGCTCAAACTGGTTCTCCAGCACCCCGTAGTAGCGGCGCGCCTTTTGCTTCTCCCGCAGCTGCATGCCGTATTCGGTGGTGCGCTTGCGACCTTGTCCATGTTGTCCCGGTGCGTACGGCCGCTTGTCGACAGCGCACTTCTCGCTGAAGCACCGCTCACCCTTCAGGTAGAGCTTGATGCCTTCGCGGCGGCACAGACGGCACACGGGCCCTGTATACCTTGCCATTCTAGGATGGACACCTCCAATAGTTGTTATACCTGTTCAACCCGCGGAATTCCGACGCCTCGTCAGACGCGGCGGCGCTTCGGCGGACGGCATCCGTTGTGCGGGATGGGCGTGACGTCTCGAATTCCCGTGATCTCGAGCCCCGCCGCCTGAAGCGAGCGAATGGCAGCCTC from Alicyclobacillus acidocaldarius subsp. acidocaldarius DSM 446 carries:
- the rpsD gene encoding 30S ribosomal protein S4, which produces MARYTGPVCRLCRREGIKLYLKGERCFSEKCAVDKRPYAPGQHGQGRKRTTEYGMQLREKQKARRYYGVLENQFERYYEEAARRRGVTGETLLQLLESRLDNVVYRLGFAASRAEARQLVRHGHIQVNGRRVDIPSFLVKEGDVVSVREKSRDNARLKELAELIPSRTIPAWLELDAENWTAKVLRRPARDEIDAPVQEQQIVEFYSR